A window from Brachyhypopomus gauderio isolate BG-103 chromosome 6, BGAUD_0.2, whole genome shotgun sequence encodes these proteins:
- the LOC143517656 gene encoding GTPase IMAP family member 8-like → MASNIVSDLRIVLLGKDVPETSRVGNFILGGDVFETEAPPPSVEHHSERVRGHVEGRYITLINSPHLLHSELTPEELTQRVRLCVSLSDPGPHAFLIVIQPDHFTKEDNSTIKSILYYFSEEVLKYSIVITTGYGHTSHDEDGYKRTSVVIQNLIIECQNRHHTFEQMDKGSNREPVRKLFEKIDEMIKENRGAVRCEITKDGLEAVQDKDKLVTQTDKKTLTFPGMLQSVKSGKVVSERLNVVLCGSDAAVKTSISDLILGQREQSPDPRSVCVREGEVCGHQLTLVEMPALYNSQLSEEEVMRETLHCVSLCHPGVDAFILITTVGPLTDEDKGEMEKIQKIFSSRMNKHTIVLITQSHKIEHLLDPDVKRLESYGRTYHFCSYQTKPSEVIEWVNQLLTENEGRQFTKDMYVDAQIETLLKYQKDIEVLKQENRDLRIKHVKQTQDKQEEPDGHRIVLLGKTGVGKSATGNTILGREDVFKEDLRSRSVTTVCRKESTEIQGKQVSVIDTPGLFDTSIPNVEIQKEIAKCVTMAAPGPHVFLLVISLGRFTQEEKEAVKMIQELFGYESRKYTMVLFTRGDDLRNNTIKQYVEDSEQAIKDLINKCNNIYHVFNNRNPNDHNQVTDLLNKIDFIVDMNGGSCYTNEMFQQTEKALKEEQDRILKEREEEIEREKEEMRAKHEAEIEKIKSTMEKERKEQESEKRRREEELKEREDEIRREMKEWEQSEREQYNKRREEDEKRMKEWMDQINREKEENRKQLERQRAEDQRQREEEKEERERKEEVWKEKQREEKQKFDKEKADMIQKQRAHEQKLQQEYQQKTLEEEKRRAELEEKIRDAEESKKEELLQLQRVQKLESERRMKEDEKRREEQENMWRQTLESKEKQWTSDQHMRQQQYEQEKELEMERRDLEEKERKQKEEEEKKRIEDEANDKIKQKQRDMEHQRETEAKQREEKYQKELEEKLKSQKETFQKKEEERERAHKEEEERKMSYMREIHELEKKRLCVEIEQAARQQAEKEFCARLDEKVKEAKTEGFKEGAESVEAQRTIVSKGIDATVNTLWDFLQ, encoded by the exons TGTCTGATCTGAGGATCGTGTTGCTGGGGAAGGATGTTCCAGAGACCAGCAGAGTGGGAAACTTCATCCTGGGAGGAGACGTGTTTGAGACTgaagctcctcctccttcagTAGAACATCACAGTGAGAGAGTCAGAGGACACGTGGAGGGGAGATACATCACCCTCATCAACTCACCCCACCTGCTTCACTCTGAACTCACTCCAGAGGAACTGACTCAGAGAGTGAGAttgtgtgtatctctctctgatCCTGGACCTCATGCATTTTTAATTGTGATACAACCTGACCACTTCACAAAGGAAGACAACAGTACAATAAAAAGCATACTATATTACTTCAGTGAAGAAGTTCTGAAATATTCCATTGTAATAACTACAGGTTATGGCCACACATCACATGATGAGGATGGATATAAGAGAACGAGTGTAGTAATTCAAAATTTAATTATTGAATGTCAAAATAGACATCACACATTTGAACAGATGGACAAAGGTAGCAACCGTGAGCCAGTTCGAAAGTTGTTTGAGAAGATTGATGAAATGATCAAAGAGAACAGGGGAGCTGTCAGGTGTGAGATCACTAAGGATGGATTGGAGGCTGTACAGGATAAAGACAAACTTGTGACACAAACAGATAAGAAAACTCTGACATTTCCAGGAATGTTACAATCTGTTAAATCTGGGAAAGTAG TGTCTGAGAGGCTGAACGTGGTTCTGTGTGGGAGTGACGCAGCAGTGAAGACCTCCATATCAGACCTCATTCTGGGACAGAGAGAGCAGAGTCCAGATCccagatcagtgtgtgtgagggagggagaggtgtgtggaCACCAGCTCACCCTGGTGGAGATGCCAGCTCTCTACAACTCTCAGCTCTCGGAGGAGGAAGTGATGCGTGAGACTCTccactgtgtctctctctgtcatcctGGAGTCGACGCTTTTATCTTAATCACTACTGTTGGTCCCCTCACTGATGAAGACAAAGGAGAAATGGAGAAGATACAGAAGATCTTCAGTTCAAGAATGAATAAACATACCATAGTCctcatcacacaatcccataaGATAGAACACTTATTGGATCCAGATGTTAAGAGATTAGAGTCTTATGGAAGAACATACCACTTCTGCAGCTACCAGACAAAACCATCAGAGGTGATTGAGTGGGTCAACCAGCTCCTCACAGAAAATGAAGGAAGACAGTTCACCAAAGACATGTATGTGGACGCACAGATAGAGACACTGCTGAAGTACCAGAAGGACATTGAAGTTCTGAAACAGGAAAACCGTGATCTCCGAATTAAACATGTGAAACAAACACAAG ATAAACAAGAGGAACCAGATGGCCACCGTATTGTTCTGCTGGGGAAGACTGGAGTTGGGAAGAGTGCTacaggaaacaccatcctgggGAGAGAAGATGTATTCAAAGAAGATTTACGCAGCAGATCAGTTACTACTGTGTGTCGGAAAGAGTCCACTGAAATACAAGGAAAACAGGTCTCTGTGATTGACACTCCAGGACTGTTTGACACCAGTATTCCTAATGTGGAGATACAGAAGGAGATTGCTAAATGTGTCACCATGGCAGCACCAGGACCTCACGTCTTCCTGTTAGTGATCTCACTGGGGCGTTTCACACAAGAGGAGAAAGAAGCAGTGAAGATGATTCAAGAACTGTTTGGATATGAATCCAGAAAATACACCATGGTGCTGTTCACCAGAGGAGATGATCTGAGAAACAACACCATCAAACAGTATGTTGAAGATTCTGAACAAGCCATTAAGGACctcataaataaatgtaataatatTTACCATGTATTCAATAACAGAAATCCCAATGACCATAACCAAGTTACTGATCTCCTGAATAAGATCGACTTCATAGTGGACATGAACGGAGGGAGCTGCTACACTAATGAGATGTTCCAGCAGACAGAGAAAGCTCTAAAAGAGGAACAGGACAGAAtactgaaggagagagaagaggagatagagagagagaaagaagagatgaGAGCAAAACATGAAGCTGAAATTGAGAAAATTAAGAGTACAATGGAAAAAGAACGAAAAGAACAAGAGAGtgaaaagagaagaagagaggaggaatTGAAGGAAAGAGAAGACGAAATCAGAAGAGAGATGAAAGAATGGGAACAATCAGAAAGAGAACAGTAcaacaagagaagagaggaggatgaaaaaagaatgaaagaatGGATGGATCAAATAAACAGAGAAAAAGAGGAGAACAGAAAACAGTTGGAGAGACAAAGAGCAGAAGATCAacgacagagagaggaggagaaggaggagagagagagaaaagaagaagTCTGgaaggagaaacagagagaagagaaacagAAGTTTGACAAGGAGAAAGCAGACATGATACAAAAACAAAGAGCTCATGAACAGAAACTGCAGCAGGAGTATCAACAGAAGACCttagaggaggagaagaggagagcagAGTTAGAGGAGAAAATCAGAGATGCAGAGGAGAGTAAAAAGGAGGAACTGCTGCAACTGCAGCGGGTTCAGAAActagagagtgagaggaggatgaaggaggatgagaagaggagagaagagcagGAAAATATGTGGAGACAAACACTGGAGTCTAAGGAGAAACAGTGGACATCAGACCAACATATGAGACAACAGCAGTATGAACAAGAGAAAGAactggagatggagagaagagacctggaggagaaagagaggaaacagaaagaagaggaagagaagaaaAGAATAGAGGATGAAGCTAATGATAAGATCAAACAAAAGCAGAGAGACATGGAACACCAGAGAGAAACTGAAGCAAAGCAAAGAGAAGAAAAATATCAAAAAGAATTAGAGGAAAAATTAAAATCTCAGAAAGAGACTTTTcagaaaaaagaagaagaaagagaaagagctcataaagaggaagaagagaggaagaTGTCTTATATGAGAGAGATACATGAACTGGAAAAGAAAAGACTGTGTGTTGAGATAGAACAGGCAGCAAGACAACAAGCTGAGAAAGAATTCTGTGCCCGACTGGACGAGAAAGTCAAAGAGGCAAAAACAGAGGGATTTAAGGAAGGAGCTGAGTCAGTAGAGGCTCAGAGGACAATAGTTAGTAAAGGCATTGATGCAACTGTTAACACCCTATGGGACTTTCTACAATAG